Proteins encoded together in one Myotis daubentonii chromosome 17, mMyoDau2.1, whole genome shotgun sequence window:
- the RPS20 gene encoding small ribosomal subunit protein uS10 isoform X2, with product MAFKDTGKTPVEPEVAIHRIRITLTSRNVKSLEKVCADLIRGAKEKNLKVKGPVRMPTKTLRITTRKTPCGEGSKTWDRFQMRIHKRLIDLHSPSEIVKQITSISIEPGVEVEVTIADA from the exons ATG GCGTTTAAAGACACCGGGAAGACGCCCGTGGAGCCGGAGGTGGCGATTCACCGCATCAGAATCACGCTGACCAGCCGCAACGTCAAGTCCCTGGAGAAGG TGTGTGCGGACTTGATCAGGGGCGCCAAGGAGAAGAATCTCAAGGTGAAGGGGCCCGTGCGGATGCCGACCAAG ACGCTGAGAATCACCACAAGGAAGACGCCCTGCGGGGAGGGGTCCAAGACCTGGGACCGGTTCCAGATGCGGATCCACAAGCGGCTCATCGACCTGCACAGCCCCTCCGAGATCGTCAAGCAGATCACGTCCATCAGCATTGAGCCGGGGGTGGAGGTCGAGGTCACCATTGCAGATGCGTAA
- the RPS20 gene encoding small ribosomal subunit protein uS10 isoform X1, producing the protein MPGWGEAAFKDTGKTPVEPEVAIHRIRITLTSRNVKSLEKVCADLIRGAKEKNLKVKGPVRMPTKTLRITTRKTPCGEGSKTWDRFQMRIHKRLIDLHSPSEIVKQITSISIEPGVEVEVTIADA; encoded by the exons ATGCCGGGCTGGGGGGAGGCG GCGTTTAAAGACACCGGGAAGACGCCCGTGGAGCCGGAGGTGGCGATTCACCGCATCAGAATCACGCTGACCAGCCGCAACGTCAAGTCCCTGGAGAAGG TGTGTGCGGACTTGATCAGGGGCGCCAAGGAGAAGAATCTCAAGGTGAAGGGGCCCGTGCGGATGCCGACCAAG ACGCTGAGAATCACCACAAGGAAGACGCCCTGCGGGGAGGGGTCCAAGACCTGGGACCGGTTCCAGATGCGGATCCACAAGCGGCTCATCGACCTGCACAGCCCCTCCGAGATCGTCAAGCAGATCACGTCCATCAGCATTGAGCCGGGGGTGGAGGTCGAGGTCACCATTGCAGATGCGTAA